The Argentina anserina chromosome 3, drPotAnse1.1, whole genome shotgun sequence genome includes a region encoding these proteins:
- the LOC126789566 gene encoding probable tetraacyldisaccharide 4'-kinase, mitochondrial isoform X1: protein MEKLRKAVNEIAYTQHYSKLSHLQRSLIPILFFASSFYSAALSLRRALYDSGLLAKHRLPVPVISVGNLTWGGNGKTPMVEFIANYLADSGISPLILTRGYAGGDEAKMLHRHFLGRPVKIGVGSNRAAVAAGYFKRYGYVDTCASKHSERFCHCEKVGSHLSSEKIGAVILDDGMQHWSLKRNLEIVMINGLTLWGNCHLIPRGPLREPLDALRQADVVVLHHADLVSEQNLKDTGLMLREVNKSVPVFFTKMYPCYFFNVGNATFRKPVGDLLNAIVLCVSAIGSAKAFTKAIEKIGAFYVDRIEFSDHHIFLTKDFELIKGRLRELDDRLSKPVVIVTEKDYDRDPTIFNHLDPFEVLVLCSKLKIIPNRGCTEDSFKKLLKEVFAHEYVNSS from the exons ATGGAGAAACTGAGAAAAGCCGTGAATGAAATCGCGTATACTCAACACTATTCTAAgctctctcatctccaacgcTCTCTAATCCCCATCCTCTTCTTCGCCTCGTCTTTCTACTCGgctgctctctctctccgccGCGCTCTCTACGATTCCGGCCTCTTAGCAAAGCACCG GTTGCCGGTGCCGGTGATCAGTGTTGGTAATCTGACATGGGGAGGCAATGGGAAGACTCCAATGGTGGAGTTCATTGCGAATTATTTAGCTGATTCTGGGATATCACCTCTCATTCTTACAAGG GGTTATGCTGGTGGGGATGAAGCTAAGATGCTACATAGGCATTTTCTTGGGAGGCCTGTCAAGATCGGTGTTGGTTCAAATCGAGCAGCTGTTGCTGCTGGTTATTTCAAAAGATATGGCTATGTTGATACTTGCGCTAGTAAACATTCTGAGAGATTCTGCCATTGTGAGAAAGTGGGGAGTCACCTTAGTTCCGAAAAAATTGGGGCCGTAATTCTTGATGATGGAAT GCAGCACTGGAGCTTGAAGCGAAATCTGGAGATTGTTATGATTAATGGATTAACATTATGGGGTAACTGTCACTTAATCCCACGTGGACCATTAAGGGAACCTCTCGATGCACTTAGACAGGCAGATGTTGTTGTACTCCATCACGCTgatttg GTTTCAGAACAAAATCTCAAAGATACTGGCTTAATGCTGAGAGAAGTTAACAAGTCTGTTCCTGTTTTCTTCACAAAAATGTATCCTTGTTATTTCTTCAACGTGGGAAATGCCACCTTCAGAAAACCTGTAGGGGATTTGTTGAACGCTATTGTATTATGTGTTTCTGCCATTGGTTCTGCGAAAGCATTTACAAAGGCAATAGAGAAG ATTGGagcattttatgttgatcgAATTGAATTCAGTGACCACCACATATTTCTGACAAAG GATTTTGAGCTAATCAAAGGGAGGCTAAGAGAACTGGATGACAGGTTGTCCAAGCCTGTTGTTATAGTAACAGAAAAG GATTATGATCGAGACCCAACTATTTTCAATCATTTGGATCCTTTTGAGGTTCTGGTGCTCTGTTCCAAATTAAAGATCATACCTAACAGAGGATGCACTGAAGATAGCTTCAAAAAGTTGTTGAAGGAGGTTTTTGCACATGAATATGTGAACTCAAGTTAA
- the LOC126789566 gene encoding probable tetraacyldisaccharide 4'-kinase, mitochondrial isoform X3 encodes MEKLRKAVNEIAYTQHYSKLSHLQRSLIPILFFASSFYSAALSLRRALYDSGLLAKHRLPVPVISVGNLTWGGNGKTPMVEFIANYLADSGISPLILTRHWSLKRNLEIVMINGLTLWGNCHLIPRGPLREPLDALRQADVVVLHHADLVSEQNLKDTGLMLREVNKSVPVFFTKMYPCYFFNVGNATFRKPVGDLLNAIVLCVSAIGSAKAFTKAIEKIGAFYVDRIEFSDHHIFLTKDFELIKGRLRELDDRLSKPVVIVTEKDYDRDPTIFNHLDPFEVLVLCSKLKIIPNRGCTEDSFKKLLKEVFAHEYVNSS; translated from the exons ATGGAGAAACTGAGAAAAGCCGTGAATGAAATCGCGTATACTCAACACTATTCTAAgctctctcatctccaacgcTCTCTAATCCCCATCCTCTTCTTCGCCTCGTCTTTCTACTCGgctgctctctctctccgccGCGCTCTCTACGATTCCGGCCTCTTAGCAAAGCACCG GTTGCCGGTGCCGGTGATCAGTGTTGGTAATCTGACATGGGGAGGCAATGGGAAGACTCCAATGGTGGAGTTCATTGCGAATTATTTAGCTGATTCTGGGATATCACCTCTCATTCTTACAAGG CACTGGAGCTTGAAGCGAAATCTGGAGATTGTTATGATTAATGGATTAACATTATGGGGTAACTGTCACTTAATCCCACGTGGACCATTAAGGGAACCTCTCGATGCACTTAGACAGGCAGATGTTGTTGTACTCCATCACGCTgatttg GTTTCAGAACAAAATCTCAAAGATACTGGCTTAATGCTGAGAGAAGTTAACAAGTCTGTTCCTGTTTTCTTCACAAAAATGTATCCTTGTTATTTCTTCAACGTGGGAAATGCCACCTTCAGAAAACCTGTAGGGGATTTGTTGAACGCTATTGTATTATGTGTTTCTGCCATTGGTTCTGCGAAAGCATTTACAAAGGCAATAGAGAAG ATTGGagcattttatgttgatcgAATTGAATTCAGTGACCACCACATATTTCTGACAAAG GATTTTGAGCTAATCAAAGGGAGGCTAAGAGAACTGGATGACAGGTTGTCCAAGCCTGTTGTTATAGTAACAGAAAAG GATTATGATCGAGACCCAACTATTTTCAATCATTTGGATCCTTTTGAGGTTCTGGTGCTCTGTTCCAAATTAAAGATCATACCTAACAGAGGATGCACTGAAGATAGCTTCAAAAAGTTGTTGAAGGAGGTTTTTGCACATGAATATGTGAACTCAAGTTAA
- the LOC126789566 gene encoding probable tetraacyldisaccharide 4'-kinase, mitochondrial isoform X2, with the protein MVEFIANYLADSGISPLILTRGYAGGDEAKMLHRHFLGRPVKIGVGSNRAAVAAGYFKRYGYVDTCASKHSERFCHCEKVGSHLSSEKIGAVILDDGMQHWSLKRNLEIVMINGLTLWGNCHLIPRGPLREPLDALRQADVVVLHHADLVSEQNLKDTGLMLREVNKSVPVFFTKMYPCYFFNVGNATFRKPVGDLLNAIVLCVSAIGSAKAFTKAIEKIGAFYVDRIEFSDHHIFLTKDFELIKGRLRELDDRLSKPVVIVTEKDYDRDPTIFNHLDPFEVLVLCSKLKIIPNRGCTEDSFKKLLKEVFAHEYVNSS; encoded by the exons ATGGTGGAGTTCATTGCGAATTATTTAGCTGATTCTGGGATATCACCTCTCATTCTTACAAGG GGTTATGCTGGTGGGGATGAAGCTAAGATGCTACATAGGCATTTTCTTGGGAGGCCTGTCAAGATCGGTGTTGGTTCAAATCGAGCAGCTGTTGCTGCTGGTTATTTCAAAAGATATGGCTATGTTGATACTTGCGCTAGTAAACATTCTGAGAGATTCTGCCATTGTGAGAAAGTGGGGAGTCACCTTAGTTCCGAAAAAATTGGGGCCGTAATTCTTGATGATGGAAT GCAGCACTGGAGCTTGAAGCGAAATCTGGAGATTGTTATGATTAATGGATTAACATTATGGGGTAACTGTCACTTAATCCCACGTGGACCATTAAGGGAACCTCTCGATGCACTTAGACAGGCAGATGTTGTTGTACTCCATCACGCTgatttg GTTTCAGAACAAAATCTCAAAGATACTGGCTTAATGCTGAGAGAAGTTAACAAGTCTGTTCCTGTTTTCTTCACAAAAATGTATCCTTGTTATTTCTTCAACGTGGGAAATGCCACCTTCAGAAAACCTGTAGGGGATTTGTTGAACGCTATTGTATTATGTGTTTCTGCCATTGGTTCTGCGAAAGCATTTACAAAGGCAATAGAGAAG ATTGGagcattttatgttgatcgAATTGAATTCAGTGACCACCACATATTTCTGACAAAG GATTTTGAGCTAATCAAAGGGAGGCTAAGAGAACTGGATGACAGGTTGTCCAAGCCTGTTGTTATAGTAACAGAAAAG GATTATGATCGAGACCCAACTATTTTCAATCATTTGGATCCTTTTGAGGTTCTGGTGCTCTGTTCCAAATTAAAGATCATACCTAACAGAGGATGCACTGAAGATAGCTTCAAAAAGTTGTTGAAGGAGGTTTTTGCACATGAATATGTGAACTCAAGTTAA
- the LOC126789567 gene encoding lactoylglutathione lyase GLX1-like, with amino-acid sequence MAALNTPHEDVLEWAQKDNRRFLRANIRVGDLDRTIKFYTEFFGMKVLSREDFPEEKKSTAVVAYGPEETHFVLGLTHHHDAVEKLDIGTAFNHFGLATQDVYGTVERIRAAAGVITREPGPIAEGGRTIFAFVNDPDGYSFELILRPPTPEPLCQICVNVTDIDRSIEFYQKALGMNLLLQKYDAPQFQYTIAMVGYGSDFTKTTIIELKYNYNVIEYTKGNGYAMLAIGTDDVYKSGEAVELVNKKLGGEIIRPPAVNPKTNTKITCFLDSDGFETVLVDNQDYADFNKKIEGWVMKRNA; translated from the exons ATGGCAGCTCTAAATACTCCCCATGAAGATGTGTTGGAATGGGCACAGAAAGATAATCGTCGTTTCCTACGTGCAAATATCCGAGTTGGTGACCTTGATCGAACCATTAA GTTTTACACCGAATTTTTTGGGATGAAGgtgttgagcagggaagatttcccagaagaaaagaaatcaactGCAGTCGTTGCATATGGACCTGAAGAGACTCATTTTGTTCTAGGGCTCACACACCACC ATGATGCAGTGGAGAAGTTAGACATCGGAACAGCCTTTAATCATTTCGGACTTGCAACACAAGAT GTCTATGGAACGGTAGAAAGAATCCGAGCAGCAGCAGGAGTGATCACTCGTGAACCAGGGCCGATTGCAGAGGGAGGGAGGACAATCTTTGCCTTCGTGAATGATCCCGACGGCTACAGCTTCGAGCTTATCCTCAGGCCACCAACTCCAGAACCACTGTGTCAAATATGTGTCAACGTCACTGATATTGATCGTTCAATTGAATTCTATCAAAAG GCATTGGGGATGAACCTACTACTGCAAAAGTACGACGCCCCCCAGTTTCAG TATACAATTGCAATGGTGGGTTACGGCTCCGACTTCACTAAGACGACGATTATCGAGCTGAAATATAACTACAATGTGATAGAGTATACAAAAGGAAATGGATATGCAATG CTTGCTATTGGCACTGATGACGTATACAAGAGCGGAGAAGCTGTTGAACTGGTTAACAAGAAACTTGGAGGGGAAATAATTCGACCCCCGGCTGTAAATCCCAAAACCAACACAAAAATCACTTGCTTTCTTGATTCCGATGGGTTTGAAACG GTATTGGTGGACAATCAAGACTATGCTGacttcaacaaaaaaatcGAAGGATGGGTAATGAAGCGCAATGCGTAG